A part of Halobaculum sp. MBLA0143 genomic DNA contains:
- a CDS encoding O-methyltransferase has translation MIDGDQTVDESLVRFVRATGPDHTDVQAEMAAHAEAESFPNVGRGAGAVLQLLARLADAETVFEFGSGFGYSASWFLRGGAGRVVLTEFDEDELALGREFLTDAGLAERCVFESGDAMETVERYGGPFDVVLVDHQKSRYPEAFEAVRRKLSPGGVIVADNVTRGPASFSAVLDHLESGEPLPADDDQTAGTAEYLDRVRTADEFDTAVLPVGSGLSVSVKRR, from the coding sequence GTGATCGACGGCGACCAGACGGTAGACGAGAGTCTGGTGCGGTTCGTGCGGGCGACCGGACCGGACCACACGGACGTGCAAGCCGAGATGGCGGCCCACGCCGAGGCGGAGTCGTTCCCGAACGTCGGCCGCGGAGCGGGGGCCGTGTTGCAGTTACTGGCCCGGCTCGCGGACGCCGAGACCGTCTTCGAGTTCGGCTCCGGCTTCGGCTACTCCGCCTCCTGGTTCCTCCGGGGCGGCGCGGGCCGGGTCGTCCTGACGGAGTTCGACGAGGACGAACTCGCGCTCGGTCGGGAGTTCCTGACGGACGCCGGCCTGGCCGAGCGGTGTGTGTTCGAGTCGGGCGACGCGATGGAGACGGTGGAACGCTACGGCGGGCCGTTCGACGTCGTGCTCGTCGACCACCAGAAGTCGCGGTACCCCGAGGCGTTCGAGGCGGTGCGGCGGAAGCTGTCGCCCGGCGGCGTGATCGTCGCCGACAACGTCACCCGCGGCCCGGCGTCGTTCTCGGCCGTGCTCGACCACCTGGAGTCGGGCGAGCCGCTACCGGCCGACGACGACCAGACGGCCGGGACCGCCGAGTACCTCGACCGCGTGCGGACGGCCGACGAGTTCGACACGGCCGTGCTCCCGGTCGGCTCCGGGCTGTCCGTCTCCGTGAAACGGCGGTGA
- a CDS encoding MFS transporter encodes MTDEETRSDEGSPGRSQFWALYLARFSAGYGLVTLLTLLPKFANTLDAGGETIGLFYTGFTVAQTLAVVPLAWAGDRGDKRTILLGCLGLGVATYALFGFVGSAAGLIAVRALQGVVATGMGLMTLSLVGELATADTRANRIGRANAARFLASIGGGLSAGWLYDTFDGFEAVFGVTTALFVVTLVAVAAVLSRDETTIPGFPFRDLAVNRRIVTLTSFRAQYAVAVTLVRSWVPLFAGVVAAKGGLGYPAFAVSVIVVSEKFTNMLCQPLTGRLSDRNGRSLFVFAGGGAYGLVALAVPFTPALGQVLGAPASLPGVGEVSAAFLPLVGLNATLGVADSFREPASMALFADEGSDGDGVASSFGIRELVWRPGSVLAPVAGGWLMGNVGMDVVFFLGGAAAVAGAVTFAVVLRRFHGAGALREW; translated from the coding sequence GTGACAGACGAGGAGACGCGATCTGACGAGGGGTCGCCGGGTCGGAGCCAGTTTTGGGCGCTGTACCTCGCTCGCTTCTCCGCGGGCTACGGGCTCGTCACGCTCCTGACGCTCCTGCCGAAGTTCGCAAACACGCTGGACGCCGGCGGCGAGACGATCGGACTGTTCTACACCGGGTTCACCGTCGCCCAGACGCTGGCGGTCGTGCCCCTGGCGTGGGCCGGCGACCGCGGCGACAAGCGGACGATCCTGTTGGGCTGTCTCGGGCTCGGCGTCGCCACGTACGCGCTGTTCGGGTTCGTCGGCTCGGCCGCGGGGCTGATCGCCGTCCGAGCGCTCCAGGGCGTCGTCGCAACCGGAATGGGGCTCATGACGTTGTCGCTCGTCGGCGAGCTTGCGACCGCCGACACGCGAGCGAATCGGATCGGGCGAGCGAACGCGGCGCGGTTCCTGGCGTCCATCGGCGGCGGGCTGTCGGCCGGCTGGCTGTACGACACCTTCGACGGGTTCGAGGCCGTGTTCGGGGTGACGACCGCCCTGTTCGTCGTGACGCTCGTCGCGGTCGCGGCGGTGTTGTCCCGAGACGAGACGACGATTCCGGGGTTCCCGTTCCGCGACCTGGCGGTCAACCGCCGGATCGTCACCCTGACGAGCTTCCGGGCGCAGTACGCCGTCGCGGTGACGCTCGTCCGGTCGTGGGTGCCGTTGTTCGCGGGCGTCGTCGCCGCCAAGGGTGGACTGGGCTACCCCGCCTTCGCCGTCTCCGTGATCGTCGTCTCGGAGAAGTTCACGAACATGCTGTGTCAGCCGCTGACCGGCCGGCTGTCGGACCGCAACGGCCGGTCGTTGTTCGTGTTCGCCGGCGGCGGCGCCTACGGACTGGTCGCGCTCGCGGTGCCGTTCACGCCGGCGCTGGGCCAGGTCCTGGGAGCACCCGCGAGCCTGCCGGGCGTCGGCGAGGTGTCGGCCGCGTTCCTCCCGCTCGTCGGGCTGAACGCGACGCTCGGCGTCGCAGACAGCTTCCGCGAGCCGGCGAGCATGGCGTTGTTCGCCGACGAGGGGTCCGACGGCGACGGCGTCGCCTCCAGTTTCGGGATCAGAGAACTCGTCTGGCGCCCGGGGTCCGTGCTCGCGCCGGTCGCTGGCGGGTGGCTGATGGGCAACGTCGGGATGGACGTGGTCTTCTTCCTCGGCGGGGCGGCAGCGGTCGCGGGTGCGGTGACGTTCGCCGTCGTCCTCCGGCGGTTCCACGGCGCCGGCGCCCTCCGGGAGTGGTAG